GCGGATGCTCGTAGGTGTAGGGGCGGGTGGCGGCGCCGGGTCAGCGGGAGCGGCTTAGTGCTGGGCTGGGCGGCGGAGCGGCTGGTCCTGACGGCGGCCGGGAGGGTGCGTTGATCGCGTACCGCCGGGCGGCGGCGCGTACGAGCTGCTGTTGCTGCTCGACGGGAAGCTGTTCGATGGTGGCCAGGCCCTTGGGCGGTGGCGAGGCCGAAGAGAGATCCGGCGTTCAGGCCCGCGGCCTGGACGATCTGGGCCGCGGCTTCGGCTAGATAGCGAGTGTCAGGCGAGAGAGAGCCGGGTGAGCGCGGTGGTCCAGTCGGTGACGATGGCCTGTTGCGCCGTGGCGAGGGTGACTTTCCCGGAGCAGACCGCACGGTGCAGCTTCGTCTCCACGGGTCCTTCTTGTTGTTGATGCCGCCGCCCGGCGCGTGACCCGGATCGGCGGGCTGTACCCACAAGTTGCGCGAGTCGTTGGGGTCCCCGCCCAGCTGGAGACGGATCAGGTGGTCGTACTCGGCATCCGCCAGGCTGCCTGTATAGCCGTACGAGGCGGCGTTGAGCTTCTTCTCCTTGCCAGTGACGGAGGCCGGCGGGCGGGCCCTCTTGGTGTGGCCACCCTTGGCGCAGATCGTCGACTTCAGGTTCGCCTGCGTGACCGCCGGGGAGAGCGCACCTCGTCGCCATCGATCTCGCGGCCCCGTACTGGTTCTGTCACTCGCACAGCCTGGCGACACCGCGCCGTCCGGACAGCGTCCGAACGGCGCGTCACATCACCTCAGGACGCGATGGCAAACTCCATGGTCGCTTGCGCGAGGTCAGCGAGGAACTGAGCACGCTCGAAGCCCTCGTCTTCGACCGTGCCCGGCGGAGGCGTATTCATGAAGCTGAAGTGACCAGCCCCCGGCACGACGCGAAGGTCGACCTGGGCTGACGCGCGTTTCAAGCGGATGGCCTGCTCGACGGGCGTCACGGTGTCCATTTCTCCCGCATAGACGAGCATCGGCGCTGTCACCGCGTCCAAGGCGCCCGGAGCGGCGAACCAGCCGGCAGCGGGCGCGAACAGGGCGAGACGGCTGACGCGTGGCTCTCGTGGGACGTCCAGCGGCTTGCCGTCCCGCCCCCAGGGCGTCGCACCGGCGAGACAGAGGCCAGCCCATCCACCGATCGAGTGGCCGACCACCACAACAGCCGCATCCGGAGACGCCCACCGGTGGAGCGCCTCGACCAGCGCGACCGGGCGTGCAAGCAACTCAGCCGTGGTCGCCTCCCGCGCGACAAGGCGCTCGAAGTAAGGCGCGATGACCTGGCAGCCATGGACTGCCAGGTGCTCCAGGAGGGGGCGATAACGCTCCGGATCGCCGCCCGCTCCAGCCGCGAAGAGCACGACACGCCCATGGTTCGTGGGACCAAGCGTCAGTGCCTGCATCTCGCTCCTTCACCACAGCGCCGTTCCCAAAGACGGCCCACGGATCACTCCATGCTCTGTTATGGCCTCAGATCAGCGCGCAGCAGATCGCGGCACCCGAACGGCGAGGGGCCCGTCGCTACGGGGAAAGCGACGGGCCCGGCGGCATCCACGCTCCCATACCTTCGCCGCGCGGCGCAGCATGAGCGGACGCTTATGGCTGTGGCGTGCGGGAGCCGGGTTCAGCTGCCGACGAAGTCTTTGAGCATCTCCTCCAGGTCGGCCAGCGTGTCTGCGACCGGCGTCCCGTGCTGCGTGTCCCGGATGGTGATGCAGGTGGCGGTGAAGTCTGCGAGTTCGAGGATCAGGTCGAAGAACTCGCCCTGATCCCTGGCGAAGGTCGCCCCGAGAATTTCGCCTGCGCTGTCCTGGCCTGCCAGCAGAGCGCGCATCACCGGCACCGCGTTCAGCTTTGGTTCTCCCTGGGTCGCTTGGCGCCGAGCGGCGTCCTCGATCGCGGTGAGGAGTTCATCGGCGGTTTGCTCGGTCTCGTCTGCCAGCACGAGCGCGAGGCCGGTCGCCGAAACCGCGGCACCGGTGGCCAGCAGGAAGATCCTGTCGGTGCCGCTCTCGTCAGCGTCAGCGCGGGCGGCCGCCGACACCACGCGGCCGGCGGGAGAATCGACCGGGCGCCGGGCCGTGCGGCTGGCAGGATCCATTGAAGCGCGGATCAGGTCCATCACGGGCTTGTGCGATGTCGGCATCCTCCCATCCTGGCCTGCTTGGTTCCCGCGGCGCAGGCGAAGTGCGCATCTCCGCCTGGCAGTGCGGGGCGCCGTCATCGGCCAGTTCACCCAGCCAGCATCAGACAGTGCATCACGGACGGTGTCGGGTCAGCTGAGGCCAAGGGTGCTCAGTGCCGTGGTCCAGTCGGTGACGATCGCGCGCTGTGCCGCGGCGAGGGTGACCTTGCCGGAGCAGACCGCGGTGTGCAGTTTGGTCTCCACCGGATCCCTCTGGTTGTTGACCCCCATTGCCCGTTTTGTGACCCGGATCAGCTGTCTCCACCCACAAATTCCGGAAGTCGTTGGGGTCGCCTCCGAACTGAAGCGAAATGAGGTGGTCGTACTCGGCATCCCCGAGGCTGCCGTTGTAGCCGTAGGACGCGGCGTTCGCCTCCTTCTCCTTGCGGGTGATCGCCTCCAGCGGCCGGATGTTCTTGGTGTAGCCGCCCTTGCGGCAGATCGTCGACGCCAGGTTCGCCTGCGTCACCGCTGGCGAGATCGCACCCGGCGTGCACGACCGGTCTTCGAGGGGACTCGCCTTTCTCATACCGGTAGTGACAGCTGCCTGCCGGTGGCTGCTGCTGCGCCGTGTACGTCGTCTGCGGCCCCGCACCCACCGCAATCTTTGCCGCTCCCGTCGGGAACGGCCGTCCGCGACGGCCCCGCCGCCGACGCTCCGCTCTTCCCCGAGATGTCCGCCCCGGAGGACGAAACGTTCGAACAACCCGCCAGCAACGGGCAGGAAAGCATCAACGGCGGCACGGCGCGGCACATGGAACCCATGGCGACCCCTCACGAGCGAGCGTCAACTGTGCACGTGCTCCCCCGCCCCGACGCCCTTCTACCGCCCACGTCGAGGCGCATGAGTGCACACCGGGCCAAGCTCCGGGAGCCCGAGCAGCCGCCTGAACCAGCGCTTCTGCCGGTCCGCCGCGCATCGACCGTCATCCTGGTGGGCTAAATGGACGGCATGGGCCAGCGGCGGCCAACTCACCAAGGAACGTCGCACTTCCCGAGCCCGACTGGACGGCGCTGACGCTCTGGAGGCCGACCGTCCCGGCGCCGGCCGTCGAGGTGTAGGCGACGTACAGCCGGCCGGTTCGCCTTCCAGCCGCCG
Above is a genomic segment from Streptomyces fodineus containing:
- a CDS encoding alpha/beta hydrolase family protein, which gives rise to MQALTLGPTNHGRVVLFAAGAGGDPERYRPLLEHLAVHGCQVIAPYFERLVAREATTAELLARPVALVEALHRWASPDAAVVVVGHSIGGWAGLCLAGATPWGRDGKPLDVPREPRVSRLALFAPAAGWFAAPGALDAVTAPMLVYAGEMDTVTPVEQAIRLKRASAQVDLRVVPGAGHFSFMNTPPPGTVEDEGFERAQFLADLAQATMEFAIAS